From one Candidatus Cloacimonadota bacterium genomic stretch:
- a CDS encoding oligosaccharide flippase family protein — protein sequence MTQDRSKQAGMLTSVEFIRFGFKSLAGIVLARLLLPAEFGSWRQLFLIYNTFSTLLLLGIPQSLLYFLPRLKHQDSKNEFITRAVNLVTLLAFIFGLAIFLLRGFIAKTFHNPQLSQLLILFAVYPLFMFVTQIYSQIMLGLKQPAKTAAFTVFSVVADFFLILVVALISKNLYHIVLGMMISALLQWGYARFKLAKYRTRVTFDPDFHREVFQYSLPLGLASILGMLSVQLDKMVISGFFSPAQYAVFSIGAMELPFISILNNSVNAILLPHISSNPAKMNETYRAAVRKNALLIFPITALGLIFARPLISLLYTQNYLASVPFFQVYLAILPLRVATYGILFMALKKTRYILWNSLFTLGLNLVLNLILVQVIGMMGAALATVLVTWLSTVLYLFWIQNKLELKLGELFPFPALIKTALAAALAGLAALAPLIIFGQAWIVQLLAIAVFLLAYFWLGKALGAILPYDIDWAKSLVSGALKKLGLFGKNDAQA from the coding sequence ATGACCCAGGATCGCAGTAAACAAGCCGGAATGCTCACCTCGGTGGAGTTCATCCGCTTTGGCTTTAAATCCCTGGCAGGCATTGTTTTAGCAAGGCTGCTCCTGCCTGCCGAATTCGGTTCCTGGCGCCAGCTTTTCCTGATTTACAACACTTTTTCCACACTCCTGCTGCTGGGAATTCCGCAAAGCCTGCTCTATTTTTTGCCGAGATTAAAGCATCAGGATTCCAAAAACGAATTCATCACCCGCGCCGTGAACCTTGTGACCCTGCTGGCTTTCATCTTTGGTCTTGCCATCTTTTTACTGCGTGGCTTCATCGCCAAAACCTTCCACAATCCCCAGCTTTCGCAGCTTTTAATACTTTTCGCGGTCTATCCGCTTTTCATGTTTGTCACCCAGATTTACAGCCAGATTATGCTGGGCTTGAAGCAGCCCGCTAAAACCGCCGCCTTCACGGTATTCAGCGTGGTGGCGGATTTCTTTCTCATTCTTGTCGTTGCCCTCATCAGCAAAAACCTTTATCACATCGTTTTGGGCATGATGATTTCCGCCCTCCTGCAATGGGGCTACGCTCGTTTTAAACTGGCAAAATATAGAACCCGCGTCACTTTCGACCCCGATTTCCACCGCGAAGTATTCCAATATTCCCTGCCTCTGGGCCTGGCATCCATCCTCGGAATGCTCTCTGTGCAACTGGATAAAATGGTGATTTCCGGCTTTTTCAGTCCCGCCCAATACGCCGTGTTTTCCATTGGCGCGATGGAACTGCCCTTCATCTCGATTTTGAATAATTCCGTGAACGCCATCCTGCTGCCCCACATCAGCTCCAATCCGGCAAAAATGAACGAAACCTACCGCGCCGCGGTGCGCAAAAACGCCCTGCTCATCTTCCCCATCACCGCGCTGGGCTTGATTTTCGCGCGTCCGCTCATCAGCCTGCTCTACACCCAAAACTATCTGGCTTCCGTGCCATTTTTCCAAGTTTATCTTGCCATCCTGCCCCTGCGCGTCGCCACCTACGGCATCCTCTTTATGGCGCTCAAAAAAACACGCTATATCCTTTGGAATTCTCTATTTACACTGGGGCTGAACCTGGTTTTGAACCTCATTTTGGTGCAGGTTATCGGCATGATGGGCGCCGCGCTGGCAACCGTGCTTGTAACCTGGCTTTCCACAGTGCTTTATCTGTTTTGGATACAAAATAAACTGGAACTCAAACTCGGAGAACTTTTCCCCTTCCCTGCCCTGATTAAAACCGCTCTGGCAGCGGCTTTGGCGGGTCTGGCGGCTTTGGCGCCGCTGATTATTTTTGGACAGGCATGGATTGTCCAACTGCTTGCCATCGCCGTTTTCCTGCTGGCTTATTTTTGGCTGGGGAAAGCGCTGGGCGCGATTTTGCCTTACGATATCGATTGGGCTAAATCTCTGGTATCCGGAGCCTTAAAGAAGCTTGGTCTGTTTGGAAAAAACGATGCGCAAGCCTGA